One Glycine max cultivar Williams 82 chromosome 4, Glycine_max_v4.0, whole genome shotgun sequence DNA segment encodes these proteins:
- the LOC100526852 gene encoding putative calcium-binding protein, translating into MRVSAEFERVLKYFDEDGDGKISPSELRNRLCMMGGELLFKDAEKLIEELDSDGDGFLSLEDFVKIMEAAGEDEKLKDLAEAFEMYHDTEMLGFITPKSLQRMLNRLGESKSMEQCRAMIGHFDLNGDGVLSFDEFGVMMQ; encoded by the coding sequence ATGAGAGTGAGCGCAGAGTTTGAGCGTGTTCTCAAGTATTTCGATGAAGATGGGGATGGTAAGATTTCCCCATCTGAGCTTAGGAACCGGCTATGCATGATGGGTGGTGAGTTATTGTTCAAAGACGCTGAAAAGTTGATTGAGGAATTGGATTCTGACGGTGATGGGTTTTTGAGTTTGGAAGATTTTGTGAAGATAATGGAGGCAGCAGGGGAAGATGAGAAGTTGAAGGATTTGGCGGAAGCTTTTGAGATGTACCATGACACTGAAATGCTTGGGTTTATTACACCCAAAAGCTTGCAAAGGATGCTGAATAGGTTGGGAGAATCAAAATCCATGGAGCAATGCAGAGCAATGATTGGCCATTTTGATTTGAATGGAGATGGCGTGCTTAGCTTTGATGAATTTGGAGTGATGATGCAGTGa
- the LOC100806835 gene encoding protein LATERAL ROOT PRIMORDIUM 1, with the protein MSMLGLRDLVLIAQTPSSLHHQHQGQPISENQTHTHTPNLPLPSSAASLSVGFGIFPLLTATPCVPQPHQNNEVQECGGGGANSNTTTTNYWNLKMCQEVNNPPKKGVINVADHDDEKGVMESEENGVYGPDFRVCQDCGNRAKKDCVFRRCRTCCKGRGYDCNTHVKSTWIPSVRRREREITVASGGGVGGNGGCKRPRAVVGSSQNATSHSSNSNATTPKSLATSSFHQDASFKQSLPGHVRAPAVFKCHRVSAIGNGEDEFAYLATVQISGHVFKGFLYDHGVDGKTANVVPCVSELQLGNNCSGKNRECSSAIAIGVANNNAYPASAS; encoded by the exons ATGAGCATGTTAGGCCTGAGAGACCTAGTTCTCATAGCTCAAACCCCTTCTTCCCTTCACCACCAACACCAAGGCCAACCCATTTCAGAAAACCAGACTCACACTCACACTCCAAACCTTCCTttgccttcttcagcagcttctCTCAGTGTTGGCTTTGGAATTTTCCCTCTCCTCACTGCCACACCATGTGTGCCACAGCCTCATCAAAACAATGAGGTTCAAgagtgtggtggtggtggtgccaATAGTAACACTACCACCACCAATTATTGGAACCTCAAGATGTGCCAAGAAGTGAATAATCCTCCAAAGAAGGGTGTGATCAACGTGGCTGATCATGATGATGAGAAGGGTGTGATGGAGAGTGAGGAAAACGGGGTCTATGGGCCTGACTTTAGGGTGTGCCAAGATTGTGGCAACAGGGCTAAGAAAGATTGCGTCTTTAGAAGATGCAGGACTTGCTGCAAGGGACGTGGGTATGATTGTAACACTCACGTGAAGAGCACGTGGATCCCCTCCGTTCGCCGCCGCGAGCGCGAGATCACGGTGGCTTCCGGTGGCGGTGTTGGCGGCAATGGTGGTTGTAAGAGGCCAAGAGCTGTGGTGGGGTCATCTCAAAATGCCACTTCTCATAGTTCCAACTCTAATGCTACAACTCCTAAGAGCTTAGCTACTAGCTCTTTTCATCAAG ATGCTAGCTTCAAGCAGTCTTTACCGGGTCATGTTCGTGCACCAGCAGTGTTCAAGTGCCATAGAGTCTCTGCCATTGGGAATGGTGAAGATGAGTTTGCATACTTGGCAACGGTCCAGATTAGTGGGCATGTGTTCAAAGGGTTTCTCTATGACCATGGTGTTGATGGGAAAACCGCAAATGTAGTCCCTTGTGTCTCGGAACTGCAGCTGGGAAACAATTGCAGTGGGAAGAACAGAGAATGTTCCTCTGCAATTGCAATTGGGGTTGCAAATAACAATGCATACCCTGCTTCTGCGAGTTGA